From Clarias gariepinus isolate MV-2021 ecotype Netherlands chromosome 1, CGAR_prim_01v2, whole genome shotgun sequence:
GGTTAGCAATCCACTCTGACTGAAGCTATTGCAGACAGCTTCATTAGCACTACTGACTTCCCTGTGCCTTTTATATCACATTGAGTATTAAGATAACCAGTCTCAATAATGGTAATTAACCTAATTTACCTTGATATCTGGGGAACTGGATGTTATTTTAAAGTGTTATTTAAGACGACTGAAGTGAATGGAGACGGGAAATAAGATAGTATAATATGGTGCCCGGAGCAGCCATGTGATGCTAGTGAAAGTAAGGACGCCACAGTCCTTCTTGCATACTCTCACAGAATTCATTTGTGCTAAAGTGGCCTTGTTAGTTGAATAGATGAGCTAGCATTCAACCCCAGATGCTAGTTTTCATTAGTCTGTGGGTTCTCAGGTTCTCTTTCACCAGAAACTTCGCTCACTTCACTCGGGTGATtgatctgtctgtctccctgtttgtctgtctctcccagTACCAGATGATGTCTCAGAAGAAGATTTTCCTGCTTCTGGTGGCAATTAGTACAGTCAGTTTGCTGTTGCATCACGGAGGTCATCTCAGTTGGTATGAACTCACTAACCAAAAGTTATTCAGATTTcaaaagttaaaagttttatACTATATAAAACCCCttgtaatattaaatgtttgtttcaACAGGACCTTGGAAGTATTTCGACTGAACTGTCCATCCAAAAATTCTGAAACCAATGTAAAACACACCAACGTGCTTTTCCTCAAGACACACAAGACAGCCAGCACTACTGTGCAAAACATATTCTTCCGCTTTGCCGAGCGCAACAACCTCACCGTGGCGCTGCCAGTCACCCCATGTGACCACCAGTTCTGCTACCCGCGTATTTTCAGCAGTCACTTCGTTCACCCCCACACCATGCCGCCAAACATTGTGACCAGCCACATGCGCTTCAGTCGCTCTGAGTTGAGACGCATGATGCCCAGTGACACCATCTACATCACCATCATGCGTGAGCCTGGTGCCATGTTTGAGTCTCTGTTCAGCTACTATAATCAGTACTGTGACACTTTTAAACGAGTCCCCAATGGTTCTCTAGATACTTTTCTGGATAAGCCCTGGGAATACTACCGCCCTGATGAGAAAGATTCAATGTATGCAAGGAATACGCTGACCTTTGATCTGGGCGGTGATAAGGATCGATCTTCCGCAGATGTGGAGAGTTACGCAAAACGATTTGCTGCAGAAATGGGTAATGTCTTCTCACTGGTTATGATTGCAGAATATTTTGATGAATCACTAGTCCTGTTGCGGCATCTGTTATCATGGGACCTAGAGGACGTGCTCTACATAAAGCAAAACATGCGCATGCCTTTGTCTAAAAACAACCTATCTGAAGCGCAACTGGTCAAAATCCGGCAATGGAATGCCATTGATGCTGTGCTGTATGACTACTTTAACGCCTCACTTTGGAGGCAGCTAAAAGAATTTGGACTAGCTTGTGTTGCTAGGGAAGTAAAGCTGCTGCGACGTGCCCAAGAACAGATGGTACGCGGCTGCTTTGGAGGCAAATTGCCTCAGTTGCGTGGCGCTAAAGAGATCACCAACAAAGAATTGCGGCCCTGGCAGCCCAGCTCCAAGGTGACTATTGCTGGTTATGAGTTACCTATCAATGCAACACAGGAGTCTGGCATGTCACAGGACATGTGCCTGAAAATGGTCATGCCTGAATTGCCATATACAAAGCGACTGCTATACTTGCACATGCAGCGTTACAGAAACAGgtactttttaaatgcaatgCAACGTAATGCGATGAAATTTAATAACCAGGAccaaaaaggcttcaatttacATCATTCAGTCACACTGGGGAGGGGCACCAAAAAAGCTGCACAGTTCTCCAACCAGCCACGTCAAAATTAGCCCtgaggtttttttctttcttcttgtgATCCATACTACAGGGAAAGATCTATGAAAAACAGTGAAGGTCCAAGATTATACCAGCCATCTAGAACTCCCTCCTCAGGACCTGCTTATCTGTGCCATTTCAGTGTATGGCTTAAAGAATTTGCTAGCAGGATCTGTGAATTTCATAATGACCAgagtatgtgtactgtatgtgtgatgcTTTTTCTTAACTGTGGGATGTGACTGTATGAATACAGCCTTCTCTGGTGTAAACATAcgcatatatacatacatatacaacacaaacatacagtacattttgtcTCTGCAAACACATAGCCTtcggacagattttttttgtatttggcaGTAATGTGTGCAAACGGAGCACTTGTACCGTTAATGAGACAGCTAGAAGATTTAACAGGTATTAGCCTgagtttgttattttgtgttcCAACTTTGAATACAAATGGCTTTGCTAAACTTTGGTTCCTGCTGAGTTACACCACAAAAGACAGACATGTGTCCTGTCTAGGCAACAATGCCTAAATGCTAGGACAGGAAATGTGGCATACTCAATTGACAGGCACTATGATTAACTTCCCTGTCTTGTTTGGTTGGACATTTtggtcatttcttttttttctccagtgtAAAGAATCTGGGGCATTACAAAGacagtgttttatttccttttgagtatattattttattactttatcaaAGCAGGCAGAAAGAAAGAGCATTTTGACGTAGAGTCACTGGTCGTATCTTTTTGAAAGGGCTACTATGGGGAGATGTCTTTAAAATCATTGATTTCACCCACAATGGTTTGCAGACGTTGATGAGGCAACCCTCTAAGAGATGTGCAATCATTCAAATATTTCagttttcttcagtttttttccccctaaattcTCTGGAGTTAGACCACCCTGCATCTATGGACCGTTGCACGAACATGCTGATTAGCAAAGACAAGAGGCAGAAAGAATTGATGAGGAATTGGGGCGAAAAAAAGGCTAAGACAGATAAGAAAATGGACTGTCATGCTACTGTGTAAGACATTTTTATTGTAGTTTTAGGAAGCAATTTGCAGTAACACAGTGACCTTGAATTTTTCTCATGACAGGGAGCAGAGTGTAACAGGCACTGTGCTTGCACACTGTTGTAAAATTACTTACTGTATAAGGCTTACCTTCTTATCTGCTGACAGTCCTATTGTGAAAGCTGTCCTtatggaaaaaaacatcaaggtgtaatttataaattatatttaattaaacagttatttaaaatgcttCAAATATTTTGTCATAATACTGGTACATGATTGGAATGTATTCAggcttatttttatgtaataggaactggggaaaaaacatgcgtgtgtttgtgtatgctgAAAAAGTGTAattctctttattattattattattattattattattacatactaAGCAGGATCTGAAATGCAAGTTGtgctcatttaattaatttttttatgcacaaCTGGGTAAGCATTTGAAGCGTGAAAGCTTTATCCCAATATGATTTTTGTAAATGCAGTTGATTTAACCCTCCCTGCAATAGAGAACTGACGCAACATGTACACCTTGCGTTAAAATGGAATGGCATGTACATTCCATAACAAGTGCAGTGATGCTCATCCCATGATAAATGAGCTGTTTAACTAGTATGACAAGCCAATTTCAAAAAGTCCCTCGAAGCAGGTCGTTGTGTACAcagggacgtgtgtgtgtgtggtttaaaaGGACTGTTTATTAGTATAATACATCAGTCACCAAGAATCATTGGTGATTTACATATCAGTCATTGTAATACATATGAATAATACACACACcttacatttatgtttatttaagataaGGTGAAAATATTGTCTGATTCATACTAGGCGATCctgatctcacacacatcagCCAGTTCACACCTTATTTTCACACGCTCAGAGCTGTATATCTTATTCGTCTCACACTGATTTGAACAGAACAAAGCcactgatgagataaaccagggCTTGGGTATTACTTGAACCATTAGAGGGATCTTCAAGATCTAAGATTCCTTCTCATATTTATAAGTGCTCTTGTATTAGGAATTATTGCATaactatgtatatattttttgctttctAGTATGTTTTAAGCCGATATCAGACATCAGCTGTTAAAGTACaatgattaaaaatgttacttaagaCAATGAAATCGGACTGTATGTGAATACATATTACGTGTTGGGATTTTGTCATCCTGATTGagataaaatgataataataataataataataataaaatggttCTCAGATCTTAAAAGGGTTCTCTATACTGTGCTACTTGCCCCATGAGGGGGACATGAAAAACAAAGCACGACTGTGTCGTGTGGAAGATTTGTTTCAACTGACACTGGATTAAGTCtaagttactttttaaatggCATGTTTATTTTGGACAGGAGCTTTAAATAAGATGTTTCTGACAATCAGATTTAAGGATTATCTTTTAAGTTAtgtcaataaaattaatataactGAAAATATGTGACTGTTGTAATCATTTTCATTATACACTAAGttaattagattattattattattattattattaaatcttggttaagtaatttttttttatgaaatagcTTTGGGATGTCCCACATACTCTACCATTAAAATAACACTTcccaaaaacagtttttatgagctaaataaaaaaaagtattataagATTTTTATACTAGACAATTTAGCAAAGAAACCTTGACAAGATCTACActttaaaggtaaataaatgatataatgggaattttaacTCATTTACACAGTGGATTTTAAATAGTAGCTGTATGCAGACAGAACAGTATTGTTCTGTGAGATCAACTCTActgttttatactgtaggtttctaGCTGACTTCATTATTAATCCCTAAATCgcattgaataaataaaatggtaatAAGTTTAGCAGAAACATGAACATGATATATAtaggattatactgtatatgctttatATTTATCTACATTTTCAAAGGTCTAAAATACAAGACATTTCAATtagttaaattaaaagtttaatttcacTTGTAATGAACACTTTTGTGCAACTACAGTACACCATGggaaagtcttcaggacagggGAGTTGATGGTTTCCTGTTACTTGGCATTATGACAAGCTAATTTAATGTTAATCCTTTTGTGTAATTTAAagagaaacgaaaaaaaaaaaggttgataaGGGTAATGCTTTTTGTAACTACTTTTACTGTACTTACTTACTGCTACAAGTATTGCAATAGCTTTTATTACGacttcattatttaataaagttgAATGCTGGTGTTATAACAGGAATAAACCCGTTATAATGGGTTattatggaataaaaataaagatatggTTTAGGATGTATCAGATGTATCATTGTCATGAAACTTCTTATAATCCATAGCACACTTCGTCATATTTAATCCCTCCCAAACACTGAAGTTATTGACGAATCACTTAACTAGAATATGCAGATTCAACCAAAATACTCTATAGGTAAACCAATGGCAagttatgtttaatttattaacagTCAAACTTTATACGTCTCAGAGGTGTCTTAAAATCACAACTGACtgtgtgttgttgtttcttaattACCTAATAGTGTTATTTTCATAgatttgaaatctccagtattgttcaagaacacagaaaataaatcattaaacaaataaattacaaatatatagtttttatattattctaatatatttgtaataataataataattattattattattgttattattattattattattattttatgcttagttatatgtttttttttcttaatcccACCAAGATCCTTTTGCGCTTAACCAGCATCCACAGAATCAAGTTACTCTCTAATGTCAGATGGGAAGCTTAAGAAAAATCCCTGGTGTTAAATGAACACCTGTGGTGTTAAATTCACTCTCATAGCATTTAATTGTGTCAAACTAAATCCTGTTCATTCAATACAAGATTTCTTCAATTAACATTTAGGGGTTTTACATTGTGGCTTATTTTGTCTTATTCTGGCATCTTTGATCATtataattgtgtttttgtttcgGTAACACTGAAGAACTGTTGGACTACAGTACCCATGATCTCTTTCACCTTAGTGCCATTATGTCACCATTATTTGAGCTTTGTCTAGAATTGTTGCTCTGTTGCTGTTGTCTTTGTGTTTCACATCCAAGTTCTTTTTATCCTCTCCACCTCATTAACATGACAGTATGCTGGACTGGATAATGGATGCCGTGGACAGTTTCAGCTCTTTTTGTCTCAGCGAGAGCTAATACAAGAGAAGCAGAGGCTGCTGGTCTGGCCCGATTAGATCAACCCACGGCGTGGTTTCTGCAAATAAATACCTTTCCCACTATATTCTCTCAAATTGTCTGCTGATTAGACCATCCTTCAGGTTTTTCTTGCTCACACTTGTAGTAGgtcataaaaaatttaaattcaaacaaataaatacacttaTTAAATATTGCTAGTGGGCCAATTACAACATTTCTAAGAGAAAAACCATCCCATTAATTACTAACGCAACTTTTAACTGGTTAAACATAACTACAGAAAATTTGCTACAATATGCTATCATGAATAATCTATTGCAGAGTAACTGTTATCCACAGACATGGAACTAGTCATTTGGTACTgtcaaaaagtaaataaaacaaattttaatagcAAAAATctttaagattttaaaccagATTTTGTTCTTTATAATTAACATCATTATTTTGTCCTAATAAATAACCACTTGAACTGAAATGAAAAAAGTCTGACTTAATGCTTTAAACACTATaggtaattaatcaaataaagaataaaaaaagaaaagaatttatCTCTGAATACATTtcactgtacatatacagtaattgctGTATGGCAATGTTGccataatatttatgaacaATATTGAGGATGTAATTGAATCATTCCATTTTCTCCCTGAAAGTGTAGTTGTTTTTTAGTTGCTAACTTCATTCTCTTTTCTATATCAGACGAGACCAACATTTGGATACATTTTCCACCCAAAGCTTGTATGGCTGTTTCATGTCAAGCCACATATtccaattaaaaatataaagaaacatACCAGCATACTATTTAAATTCTATGCTATTGGATACAAAATGATAAATTaacatacatatataatttCCTTAACTTTCTTTTTGATTCTGTATACTgtagctgctttgtgacaatgaaagAGTTGTTAAAATTAGTCTATAAaccctttttttcatttgctaaAACAATGTACACTATCAAGATGTACCTTTTGAGAACTTGATTTTTCCAAAATATTGCACAACATACAAATACATATGTTAAGAAATTAAGATTTGTTTAAAGTCAGAGAACAGAATAATTGTTGCATGATATTGTCATTAGAGAGAACACCAGCATCTGaagtatttatttcattacaacGAACATTTACAAACATTGCTAATGAaaatatgtacattttatacacagtggcaagaaaaaagtATCTAACCCATTtggatatttactgtatggttTTCCGCAttcatttgtcataaaatgtgatctgatcttcatctaagtcaGGAGTATtgtcaaatatacagtaatatgcctgaaataataataattttaaaaaatctgatttttcatgttttttttaacacattatttagcatttaaaatGGTAGTGAAAAAAGCAAGTGAACTTTAACCCATTCTTCCTGGCAGAACTGCTTTGTCATATTCTTTGGATGTCTTATGCGTATTGCTCTCTTCAAGTCTTCCCGTAGCctctctattgggttgaggtctgggctcTGACTTGACCACTCCAAAAGGcaaatttagtttttctaaAGCCATTCTGTTGTGGACTAGCTCTGGTGTTTTGGTTCATTGTCCTGTTATGCTATGGAATggaattttaaaagcttgatACTCTGCCACTGAGccttgttttttaatgaagatgttttctttttttctgtctatcAACTGAAACTTTAGAGCCATAAAGAAAAGCCCATTTGTGTGTAATCATTAAGTGCCAAGCCACCTGCCTTTCCAAGAACACACAGCAGCCCTAGTGAATACTGTATCTTAAATACTTAGATATCTtagatattgtgtgtgtgtgtgtgtgtgtgtgt
This genomic window contains:
- the gal3st3 gene encoding galactose-3-O-sulfotransferase 3 isoform X1, producing the protein MLVFISLWVLRFSFTRNFAHFTRVIDLSVSLFVCLSQYQMMSQKKIFLLLVAISTVSLLLHHGGHLSWTLEVFRLNCPSKNSETNVKHTNVLFLKTHKTASTTVQNIFFRFAERNNLTVALPVTPCDHQFCYPRIFSSHFVHPHTMPPNIVTSHMRFSRSELRRMMPSDTIYITIMREPGAMFESLFSYYNQYCDTFKRVPNGSLDTFLDKPWEYYRPDEKDSMYARNTLTFDLGGDKDRSSADVESYAKRFAAEMGNVFSLVMIAEYFDESLVLLRHLLSWDLEDVLYIKQNMRMPLSKNNLSEAQLVKIRQWNAIDAVLYDYFNASLWRQLKEFGLACVAREVKLLRRAQEQMVRGCFGGKLPQLRGAKEITNKELRPWQPSSKVTIAGYELPINATQESGMSQDMCLKMVMPELPYTKRLLYLHMQRYRNRYFLNAMQRNAMKFNNQDQKGFNLHHSVTLGRGTKKAAQFSNQPRQN
- the gal3st3 gene encoding galactose-3-O-sulfotransferase 3 isoform X2 translates to MMSQKKIFLLLVAISTVSLLLHHGGHLSWTLEVFRLNCPSKNSETNVKHTNVLFLKTHKTASTTVQNIFFRFAERNNLTVALPVTPCDHQFCYPRIFSSHFVHPHTMPPNIVTSHMRFSRSELRRMMPSDTIYITIMREPGAMFESLFSYYNQYCDTFKRVPNGSLDTFLDKPWEYYRPDEKDSMYARNTLTFDLGGDKDRSSADVESYAKRFAAEMGNVFSLVMIAEYFDESLVLLRHLLSWDLEDVLYIKQNMRMPLSKNNLSEAQLVKIRQWNAIDAVLYDYFNASLWRQLKEFGLACVAREVKLLRRAQEQMVRGCFGGKLPQLRGAKEITNKELRPWQPSSKVTIAGYELPINATQESGMSQDMCLKMVMPELPYTKRLLYLHMQRYRNRYFLNAMQRNAMKFNNQDQKGFNLHHSVTLGRGTKKAAQFSNQPRQN